One Cucurbita pepo subsp. pepo cultivar mu-cu-16 chromosome LG07, ASM280686v2, whole genome shotgun sequence genomic region harbors:
- the LOC111798396 gene encoding casein kinase 1-like protein 1: MEPRVGNKFRLGRKIGSGSFGEIYLGTNIQTNEEVAIKLENVKTKHPQLLYESKLYRILQGGTGIPNVRWFGVEGDYNVLVMDLLGPSLEDLFNFCSRKLSLKTVLMLADQMINRVEFVHSKSFLHRDIKPDNFLMGLGRRANQVYIIDFGLAKKYRDSSTHQHIPYRENKNLTGTARYASMNTHLGIEQSRRDDLESLGYVLMYFLRGSLPWQGLKAGTKKQKYEKISEKKVSTSIEALCRGYPSEFASYFHYCRSLRFDDKPDYAYLKRIFRDLFIREGFQFDYVFDWTILKYQQSQLATPPTRTLGAGAGTSSGIPPGIANPDRQTGGEEAQLAGMSSLMDSSRRRVSGLAMNAGTSAKQKSPIANDSAVAKDSVFPGSNIVGRPSGSSRRAAVSSSREVYVGSESADPHRSRTTDASPGALQKSISAQQRSPPVGPSDPKKGASGRHSGHVKNYDSALKGIEGLHLENDERVHY, encoded by the exons ATGGAACCTCGCGTCGGTAACAAGTTTCGGCTTGGCCGGAAGATCGGCAGTGGCTCCTTCGGGGAGATCTATCTCG GTACTAATATACAGACAAATGAAGAGGTTGCAATTAAACTC GAAAACGTCAAGACGAAACATCCTCAGTTGCTGTACGAGTCTAAGTTATACAGAATTCTTCAGGGAGGAA CTGGCATACCTAATGTAAGATGGTTTGGAGTTGAAGGAGACTACAATGTTCTTGTAATGGATTTGCTTGGTCccagtcttgaagatctattTAACTTCTGCAGCAGAAAGCTTTCTTTGAAAACAGTTCTTATGCTTGCAGATCAAATG ATTAACCGTGTTGAGTTTGTCCATTCTAAATCCTTTCTTCATCGAGATATCAAGCCAGACAATTTTCTGATGGGGCTGGGAAGGCGTGCAAATCAG GTTTACATCATTGACTTTGGTCTTGCTAAGAAGTACAGAGATAGTTCTACCCATCAACACATTCCCTACAG AGAAAACAAGAACTTGACTGGGACTGCAAGATATGCTAGCATGAACACCCACCTTGGGATAG AGCAAAGTCGAAGGGATGACTTGGAGTCTCTTGGTTATGTTCTTATGTACTTCTTGAGAGGAAG TCTTCCCTGGCAGGGACTGAAAGCAGGAACTAAGAAACAGAAGTATGAGAAAATTAGTGAGAAGAAAGTTTCTACATCTATTGAG gCATTGTGCCGTGGTTATCCATCAGAATTTGCATCATATTTCCATTACTGTCGATCACTTCGGTTCGATGATAAGCCAGATTATGCTTATCTCAAAAGAATTTTCCGCGATCTCTTTATTCGGGAAg GTTTCCAGTTTGATTACGTGTTTGACTGGACCATTTTAAAGTATCAGCAATCACAGCTAGCCACGCCTCCAACTCGTACCCTA ggTGCCGGTGCTGGAACCAGCTCTGGAATCCCTCCTGGTATAGCAAATCCTGATAGACAGACAG GTGGAGAGGAGGCACAACTAGCTGGGATGTCGTCTTTGATGGATTCATCTAGGCGGAGAGTATCCGGGCTGGCCATGAATGCTGGGACTTCTGCCAAACAGAAGAGTCCAATTGCCAACGATTCTGCAGTTGCCAAAGACTCTGTG TTTCCAGGCTCTAATATTGTGGGGAGACCAAGTGGATCATCAAGACGTGCAGCTGTGTCGAGCAGCCGGGAAGTGTATGTTGGAAGTGAATCAGCAGATCCACACCGCTCCCGAACAACGGATGCTAGTCCAGGGGCATTGCAGAAGAGCATAAGTGCGCAACAGAGAAGCCCACCAGTTGGACCTTCTGATCCCAAGAAAGGTGCATCAGGAAGGCACTCAGGACATGTAAAGAACTACGACTCAGCTTTGAAGGGGATCGAAGGGCTGCACCTGGAGAACGACGAGAGGGTGCATTATTAA
- the LOC111798395 gene encoding zinc finger CCCH domain-containing protein 65 encodes MEDARIEAPKLVESKLMFPPHRRSHLKSDTYRTLVRILSPFCGSDDVSLATEFDPQQLRHAYTSHLKQSTVESSGQQVDGDFVRPEIGDSAIEKVTVVEDGMGMDSLEEGCFHESEAKMNVIKDMSIVEGSDNAGAERELQGACSQENHCVHEESHRDELEAANMVEGNKVLIDDNSSNKTRSSDQTNCGNEQISPKKFQEEIVEHQQVMAEQDAVNKVQNLSMTIFSSQGDNIGEASEHKDNQENRLPIVDKGMYQLTETQPKESKPEGIVCEPYLEMEKSHVSSFEVMEVEDGDQCSEKVCGVDLSCLDKEMPFWANELSKNSEDWAVSMEVDASEVGHKIVSEDIQMEKCLVENEDIEEGEICGDSTHEISEDPAVLDEKHSSIQANGEAKKPDSLFSDMVENATHENKEESKQKKSNLDACKHGSMDSVKMVTTIIEDQNDFMLEEAGYTVKDSRHNRDADSFTARISNQVPRGQVPSECATGRKEIVSTEKETGSCNKKKRGSCTEGRKERKKIQKRKKRAEKNRKLGVKRLKLLPVTVPKPVVYCRHYIKGRCHEGDKCKFSHDTTPATKSVPCSYFARHSCMKGDDCPFDHQLFKYPCSNFVSKGSCPRGDTCMFSHKILPQEQSNMQNLKTQSKPPVIPDSLDSQRKSNISGGTKQKPVTVTVLSYAGASCNRTPQGESLLKKTTGPLPTGISFLSFGKSPDHSSQVKNNDVERRNSLTQSGLCSVENSSEISRKIQPQSAPEGISILSFGRTSLRSNSENLATPSSYNAATITSGNQTPCASKTGHDPSELARKVQTTTSKPTNFFSPVGNCTSNSKVSSDLSVPMKESMYVKPEGLSTIFSRLPGTSMTTGQYSDSSASSMNNKGTPKSAQKALLSTLAFAAKYESMNKGKSSDSAGSKDGNKEDGNENISGSLRSDQAKASKLLDFLLGVGSKSNLK; translated from the exons ATGGAGGACGCTCGTATTGAAGCCCCGAAGTTAGTCGAATCAAAATTAATGTTCCCACCTCACCGTCGATCACATCTAAAGAGCGACACTTATCGGACTCTGGTCCGAATCCTTTCGCCCTTCTGCGGCAGCGACGATGTCTCTTTGGCAACGGAATTTGATCCACAACAACTGAGACATG CTTATACCAGCCACTTAAAGCAATCAACTGTAGAATCATCAGGCCAGCAGGTCGATGGAGATTTTGTAAGACCAGAAATTGGAGATTCAGCTATTGAAAAGGTGACAGTGGTTGAAGATGGCATGGGGATGGATAGTCTTGAAGAGGGATGTTTTCATGAATCTGAAGCGAAGATGAATGTAATAAAAGATATGTCAATAGTGGAAGGAAGTGACAATGCGGGTGCTGAAAGGGAACTTCAGGGGGCTTGTTCTCAAGAGAACCATTGTGTTCACGAGGAAAGTCATAGAGACGAGTTAGAGGCAGCAAATATGGTGGAAGGAAATAAGGTGCTTATTGATGACAACAGTAGTAATAAGACGAGGTCTTCGGATCAGACCAATTGTGGAAATGAACAAATATCACCTAAAAAGTTCCAGGAAGAAATTGTTGAACATCAACAAGTTATGGCTGAACAAGATGCCGTGAATAAAGTCCAGAATCTTTCTATGACGATATTCTCGTCACAAGGCGACAACATTGGGGAGGCTTCTGAACATAAGGACAATCAAGAAAACAGACTTCCGATTGTAGATAAGGGCATGTACCAATTGACTGAAACACAACCAAAAGAATCAAAACCTGAGGGCATAGTTTGCGAGCCTTATTTAGAGATGGAGAAATCTCATGTTTCTAGTTTTGAGGTCATGGAGGTGGAAGATGGTGATCAATGTAGTGAAAAGGTTTGTGGGGTAGATCTCTCATGTTTGGATAAAGAGATGCCTTTCTGGGCTAATGAATTGAGTAAGAATAGTGAAGATTGGGCTGTTTCAATGGAGGTTGACGCCTCCGAAGTAGGGCACAAAATAGTGTCTGAAGATATACAAATGGAGAAATGTttggttgaaaatgaagaCATTGAGGAGGGTGAAATTTGTGGTGACTCGACACATGAAATCTCAGAAGATCCAGCTGTATTAGATGAGAAGCATTCCTCGATTCAAGCTAATGGAGAAGCAAAGAAGCCGGATTCCTTATTCTCCGACATGGTCGAGAATGCAACTCATGAGAATAAAGAAGAATCCAAACAAAAGAAGAGTAACTTGGATGCTTGTAAACATGGTAGTATGGATTCTGTAAAAATGGTGACAACTATAATAGAAGATCAAAATGATTTTATGTTAGAGGAAGCAGGATATACAGTAAAGGATAGTAGACACAATAGGGATGCAGATTCTTTTACTGCACGCATTAGTAATCAAGTCCCTCGTGGCCAAGTTCCAAGTGAATGTGCCACTGGACGGAAAGAAATTGTATCGACGGAAAAG GAAACTGGATCTTGCAATAAGAAAAAACGTGGTTCATGTACTgaagggagaaaagaaaggaagaag attcagaaaagaaagaagcgggcagagaagaacagaaaacTTGGTGTCAAAAGGTTGAAGCTACTTCCAGTAACAGTGCCTAAACCCGTGGTATACTGTCGTCATTATATCAAGGGGAGGTGTCATGAG GGTGACAAGTGTAAATTTTCTCATGATACAACTCCTGCGACAAAATCCGTA CCGTGTAGTTATTTCGCACGTCATTCGTGTATGAAAGGCGATGACTGTCCATTTGATCATCAGCTGTTCAAGTATCCTTGTagcaattttgtttcaaaaggTTCATGCCCTAGAGGTGATACTTGTATGTTTTCACACAAG ATTTTGCCACAAGAACAGTCTAATatgcaaaatttgaaaacccaATCGAAACCACCAGTAATACCGGATAGTTTGGATTCTCAAAGGAAATCAAATATCAGTGGTGGCACTAAACAAAAGCCTGTTACTGTTACTGTACTCAGCTACGCTGGAGCTTCTTGCAATAGAACTCCACAGGGAGAATCTTTGCTGAAAAAAACAACGGGACCACTGCCTACTGGAATcagttttctctcttttgggAAGTCACCCGACCATTCTTCGCAGGTGAAAAACAATGATGTGGAACGTAGGAATTCGTTAACCCAAAGTGGGTTGTGTTCGGTTGAAAATTCTAGCGAAATCTCGAGGAAGATTCAGCCACAAAGCGCGCCAGAGGGGATAAGTATTCTATCGTTTGGTAGAACTTCACTCAGGTCTAACAGTGAGAACTTAGCTACACCTTCAAGCTACAATGCTGCCACTATTACATCCGGTAATCAGACTCCATGTGCTTCGAAAACTGGTCACGATCCCAGTGAACTGGCGAGGAAAGTACAAACGACAACGTCCAAACCGACAAACTTCTTTTCTCCGGTAGGAAATTGTACTTCCAACTCGAAAGTGAGTTCTGATTTATCTGTACCGATGAAGGAAAGCATGTATGTTAAGCCTGAAGGCTTAAGTACAATATTCTCGAGGCTTCCAGGTACTTCGATGACAACAGGTCAATATTCTGATAGCTCAGCTTCTAGTATGAATAATAAAGGAACTCCAAAATCCGCTCAGAAGGCTCTACTGTCAACATTGGCATTTGCTGCAAAATATGAGTCGATGAATAAGGGTAAATCAAGTGACTCTGCTGGAAGTAAGGATGGTAACAAGGAAGATGGGAATGAGAATATTAGTGGAAGTCTGAGGAGTGATCAAGCCAAAGCTTCAAAACTTTTGGATTTCTTATTAGGCGTTGGATCTAAATCTAATCTGAAATGA